One genomic segment of Mastomys coucha isolate ucsf_1 unplaced genomic scaffold, UCSF_Mcou_1 pScaffold22, whole genome shotgun sequence includes these proteins:
- the Tmem120a gene encoding transmembrane protein 120A gives MQSPPPDPLGDCLRNWEDLQQDFQGIQETHRLYRLKLEELTKLQDNCTNSITRQKKRLQELALVLKKCRPSLPSESMEAAQELENQMKERQGLFFDMEAYLPKKNGLYLSLVLGNVNVTLLSKQAKFAYKDEYEKFKLYLTIILILISFTCRFLLNSRVTDAAFNFLLVWYYCTLTIRESILINNGSRIKGWWVFHHYVSTFLSGVMLTWPDGLMYQKFRNQFLSFSMYQSFVQFLQYYYQSGCLYRLRALGERHTMDLTVEGFQSWMWRGLTFLLPFLFFGHFWQLFNALTLFNLARDPECKEWQVLMCGLPFLLLFLGNFFTTLRVVHQKFHSQQHGSKKD, from the exons ATGCAGTCCCCGCCCCCGGACCCGCTGGGCGACTGCCTGCGCAACTGGGAGGATCTGCAGCAGGACTTCCAAGGTATCCAG GAAACACATCGCCTGTACCGCCTCAAACTAGAGGAGCTGACCAAACTGCAGGACAACTGTACAAACTCCATCACACGCCAGAAGAAACGGCTCCAGGAGCTGGCCTTGGTGCTGAAAAA ATGCAGACCGTCTCTCCCATCCGAGTCCATGGAGGCTGCGCAGGAGCTGGAAAATCAGATGAAAGAGCGCCAAGGCCTCTTCTTTGACATGGAAGCCTATCTTCCTAAGAAGAATGG GTTGTACCTGAGTCTGGTTCTGGGGAATGTCAACGTGACACTTTTGAGCAAGCAGGCTAA GTTCGCTTACAAAGACGAGTATGAGAAATTCAAACTCTACCTcaccatcatcctcatcctcatctccTTCACCTGTCGTTTCCTGCTCAACTCCAG GGTGACGGACGCCGCCTTCAACTTCCTGCTGGTCTGGTATTACTGCACGCTGACCATCCGGGAGAGCATCCTCATCAATAATGGTTCCAG GATCAAAGGCTGGTGGGTTTTCCATCATTATGTGTCCACGTTCCTGTCAGGAGTCATGCTGACCTG GCCAGACGGACTCATGTACCAGAAGTTCCGGAACCAGTTCCTGTCTTTCTCCATGTACCAGA GCTTTGTGCAGTTTCTGCAGTATTACTATCAGAGCGGGTGCCTGTACCGCCTGCGAGCCCTGGGCGAACGACACACTATGGATCTCACCGTAG AGGGTTTTCAGTCTTGGATGTGGAGAGGCCTCACCTTCCTGCTTCCGTTCCTCTTCTTTGGACAT TTCTGGCAGCTCTTTAATGCGCTGACATTGTTTAACTTGGCCCGGGACCCTGAGTGCAAGGAGTGGCAG GTGCTCATGTGcggcctccccttcctcctcctcttcctgggcAATTTCTTCACCACCCTCCGAGTGGTGCATCAGAAGTTCCACAGCCAGCAGCACGGGAGCAAGAAGGACTAA